TTCCCTGCTGCATTTCCCGTGCCACACgtgtccccattcccggggagcagcctggctgtgatTATCCTGCAGACAGGAATAGCTCCAGCCCACACACTGAGGGAGCAGCCTGGAATGccagacctgctgctgctgccccacaaGGGGCTGGCCTGGTGAAATCCTCCATGCCTGGGTGCTGGGAATACCCCAAAAAGTGCAGGTCTGGTGAAATCCTCCATGCCTGGGTGCTGGGAGTACCCCAAAAAGTGCATGTCTGGTGAAATCCTCCATGCCTAGGTGCTGGAAATGCCCCACAAGGGGCTGGTCTGGTGAAATTCTCCACATCTGGGTGCTGGCAGGAAGAAAAGTATCCCAAAAAGTGCAGGTCTGGTGAAATCCTCCATGCCTGGGTGCTGGGAGTACCCCAAAAAGTGCAGGTCTGGTGAAATTCTCCATGCCTGATTGCTGGAAGTGCCCCACAAGGTGCAGGTCTGGTGAAACTCTCCACGCCTCGGCGCTGGCAGGAAGGGAAGTGCTCTGCCACACAAACCTGGGCAAGGAGGAGACACTGCAGACAGGGAGGGGGAGGCTGTGAGAGCCCCACAGAGGGGTGCTGCTGTGAGTgaaaccccaaattcctgggGAGAACCCCCCAGGTTTTGCCTGTGGAGGGCTGGAGGTGCCCCTGTGGCAGCGCTGGAGCCTCGGGCACGCTGCCTTGCCCAAAGCCGCCTCTGCCTGCCCAGGCCTGGTTAATCATTGCTGGCCATTCCGGAGCTCTGTGCCTGAATTCCCggggggttttgttttcctgctggagTGCCAGGGCATGGCTGCACgccctgtgctgtcccctgcccctggagctgcctgggagagctggcacgggcacagccctgcccggggcaccgctcagctcctggctgtgccaaGGCTCAGCCCGTGGCACTCACAGCATTCCCTGGAGCCCCATCGAAGGCACTGCCTgccctctggagctgctgagcagagacACAGCCCCCtgggagcccctctgctccgTGGGGCCACacaagggctggcagctgctccccagccctccGAGCTGACATTTCCTTCGTGCATCTGTCCCAGAAGGGGACACGAGTCCcctctgccagtgccagcctgcagagctcagctccagGCTCTGTTGGGATGAATTTGGCTCCTGTCCTCTCCTGGAGCACATCTGTGCTTGGCCTCTCTGCTCACACAGGTACAGCTGAGAGGAGGCTTTGGCTCACGAGGGCAAAgcttgtttggtttggttctgTTCTGAACTCTGAGAACAGGAAAAGTGCCTGGAACCCTCAGTCAgacagctgctccctgggaagggggGCAGCACTCGGGGAggggggctggcagagcagctgacCCCAGGAGAAGGGCTCGGTGCCAGCTGGGATGGTGCCCTGCAGCCCGTGCCTCGGAGCTGGGCTGTGGAACGGAGCTGcaaagctccagggagagcagctcccgctcctggggatgctgctgggacgggaggctgagctggggtggctgtggggcgtggtgggggtgtcccaggaggAGGAAACACATCCTACACCTTCCCTTTGGACACCTGAGCCAGGAACTCAGGAGGAAACACATCCCACACCTTCCCTTTGGACACCTGGGCCAGGAGCTCAGGAGGAAACACATCCCACACCCCTTTGGGCATCTGAGACAGGAACTCGGGAGGAAACACATCCCACACCTTCCCTTTGGACACCTGAGACAGGAATTCAGGAGACACATCCCACACCTTCCCTTTGGACACCTGAGCCAGGAGCTCAGGAGGAAACACATCCCACACCTTCCCTTTGGACACCTGAGCCAGGAACTCAGGAGGAAACACACCCCACACCTTCCCTTTGGGCATCTGAGCCAGGAGCTCAAATGTCCCTTTGGACATTTCCCCTGCAAGGGTCACTCAGGGCCTGTCCCGTTCCCTGGTACCCCAGGTGaggtctgggcagggcagaggttTGGGATTTTCAGGGCTGATGTGTCTCTCTGATTTTAGGAAGTGTCCTTCGCCTttcaaaaggaagaaggaaaagcaaggTAAGGATGTGTGGCGGTGCTTTGAGCTGGGGTGGCAGAGCCCCTGGGGAGGTGACATCGCTGCCCCAGCCTGAGGCTGAGCTCCCTCACACACCCCTTTGGTACTCAGCCTTCCTCAGGAGAAGTCTGAGGCAGCATTTCTTTAATCTTAAAGCAAGGAGGGTGATGTGCCAGGGGATTTGccaaggggagggaagggaattCAGCAGTGCCTTTAAAACAACCAAGTCCCACCTCAAAACGctctccagcagagcaggagctgcatccacctcctgcaggagctgcaaaCATCTGTCTGACAGCACTCCCCACAACCAAGGGCATTCCTCAAGctgtgtcctgtggcccttgGACCGTGCTGGGCAAAACACATTTGCCCGGCAGCAGAGGAAATAGCAAAGTTAAAAGTGGATCTGACTCCTCCAGGGCCTGACAAgaagctctctgtgctgtgtcCGTGGCTTCTGCCAAGAACTCTGTGGCCCACAGCGTGCTGCCATCCTGGGAAACCttatttttcccaaagaaaCAAGCCCAGGCTTTCTTCTTGCAGGCATCAGGGCAGCGTTAGGGCTGAGGCAGTCAGATGAGGTGGAAATCTGATTTGTGCCCAGTGTGGAGAGCCCACGGGCcaacacagccctgctgcatcCCAAGGTGCAACAATAAACTGCTTTTATCTGAGcccttttgtgtttcctttgCAGGAGCTGATGTGAGGCACGAGGCtcaacagcagcagcctggcaggaaggtaaataaataacaataaataacTTTCCAGAGGGTTTTTCCCTAAGTGTGTGTTGAGAAGAcagagctgccctgagctccgTGGGCTGGAGGACACAGGGCAGAGTTCAGAGCCATGAATCCATGAATCCTCTCGAGCTGTGCAGCCTCTAAAGTGGCTTTTCCTACATTTTTTACCCCCTGCCTGTAGGAATGTGCCCCCTGTTGATGGAGTGACCAAACTAATCTTGGTCTgcttaaaaaggcaaaaagcccagaagtttctctcaTTTGGGACTTCACCTCAGACCTGGGGCTGCCAACTGGACAAAGACCAAGAGGTCCAAACTGTACCCAGCTGTACCAAATTTGGTACAAGGACCCCTCACAGCACCTTGGGGACTTCACCTCAGACCTGGGGCTGCCAGCtggacagaaaaggaagagaacaaAGGCAATAATCCCTTTTGTGGggtgttttagcaggagcaagaacctcttgcccCTGGCTTGGTTTTTCTCTATAAGAGCTttgttattttgccttttattagaACTTTTGCTGTTTCCATCACTACCTCAGAAGCCATCCTGATAATTTTATGCCGTTTGGGGTAGCTGGGCTATCTCGGGTGTGATGGATTCCTCTGAGAGCTCAGAAAACCTGTCAGGAAGAGAAACCCATCAGCAATCCCCCAGCAAACGTGGGAGCAGCCTGAGGTGCCAGAGGCTGCCTGGTGCTGTGGGATTGCTGACAAACTGAGCTCCCAGAGCTTTTTCCCCCCCAACAAAGGTCCCCACGTATGAAGATGTCCCAGATGTCCCCATCTACGCCACGGTGAGCAAGACCAGGGCCGTGCAGCAGGATGAGAACATCCACTACGCCGACATCCAGGTGTTCTCCAAGGCACGGGAGCGCTCGGCGGCCGAGGTGAAgaacctgcagctgcagaacGCCACCGAGTACGCCACCCTCAACTTCCCCAGGGCCCGCCTCAAGTACGACAGCAAAAACGGCACCTTGGTCTAACAGAATCGGTGGCCTCGTCCTCCtccttcagcaggaacagcagctcagggctgtaGGTGCAGGAGACCTCGCAGAGATTTTGGAGAGGTGTGTCTCCGTGTCTCCCGCCTCAGACGTTCGCACTGGGGAGTTTCCCGGCTGATCCTGCTGGCAAAAAGTGCCTCCATCCCTCGGGAgagctgcccctggagctgccagcccagctcctgccagccctgccagggggCAAAGCTGCTGCGGGGCTGGCCAAGGCTCAGGGCGTGCTGCCtttgggaattcgggaattcagcagtgctgcctttgggaatacagcagtgctgcctttgggaattcaggagtgctgcctttgggaattcaggaattcagcagtgctgcctttgggaattcaggagtgctgcctttgggaattcaggagtgctgcctttgggaattcagcagtgctgcctttgggaattcaggaattcaggagtgctgcctttgggaattcaggaattcagcagtgctgcctttgggaattcagcagtgctgcctttgggaattcagcagtgctgcctttgggaattcaggaattcaggAGTGCTGCCTTTGGCAATTCAGGAATTCAGGAGTGCTGCCTTTGGGAATTCAGGAGTGCTGCCTTTGGGAATTCAGCAGTGCTGCCtttgggaattcgggaattcaGGACTAAAGGCAGTTTTGGTGTCAGTGTTAAAGCTCTTCGTGGTGCTGTGAGGAGAGGAACCTTCAGCAGGATCTGCTGCTCTGTCTCCCTCCaacagctgctcctggagctgcagccaggccctGGGTGCATCCCCTTGCCCCAAAATCAGTGTTCTACAGCCATGCACAGCAGCTGGCAGCCAGACATGCAGAACTGGGAGGGTACAGAACAATTTCTATCACTGATGGGCTGTTCAGAGGTGCATCCTCACTCCTCTGTGCAAACAAGTGAGGAGTGagctcctggctctggctgGAAGTGAAACAAGGGAATATTGGCAATTTAGCTGCAGATCACTGCCTGTATTTAGGGCAGTTCTCCAAATCCAGGACTTTGGACTTTGCCTCCACTTTTCCCTCCTTTTGTGCTGTTATAAACCCCAGTGACACAGAGCACACCCCACGTGGGGCTATCAGCTCCACCTCTGAGAACCCATTCCTGGATTTGAAATCGTGCCAATAATTCATGTAGCAATGGTCCAAACTGGGCAGTACTGGCAGCAGGGCTCCCCAGACCCCATCTTCAGGCACCAAAGCAAGGCCTGGCACATTCTGCTCCTCTTGGCCATATAGAAATGGTTCCTTTTAGAAACACACAGAACTTTGCATTTTCTAGCTCGGCTGGGTGGGAAGAACACAGAGGAATTCCTGCTCGTGGTGAAAAATAAAGCTGCTCCAGGCTATGTTTGCCAAGGTGGAAGTGTTTGAGGACTAATCTTCCCATTTTTAATACATGTTTTAATGAGTGCCTGAGCCGCTGGAATGATTCTTTATCTCCCATTCCCCGGGGAGCTCCGGCTTCCACAGCACTCTCGGGGCTGTTTCTGGAAGTACAGCTCATCCTAGAGCCAATCCACGCTCCCATCCCGGTGATTTTCCCCGGCTTTCCGTGGAGAATTGTGGAATCCACGTGTTCTGCAATAGAGATTTCCCCGAAGGACTGGGTTTTGCACTGAATATTAAAACCTGTACTTCCCGCGGTTGCCACGTGTGCCAAAAGAGTGTTGATGGATCATTAAAGAcgcaatatttaattttcagtgtgAAATCCACACTTTGGGCGAGGCTTtgcggggctggggggacacacagggtcccggtcccggggcggcggggcggggctgggCAAGGGCTGCCCCGAGCTGGCtccgatcccgatcccggtgCCCATCCCGATCCCGGCCCCTCGATCCCGGGGAGGAGCCAGCGCCATCCCGCCCCATCCCGCCCCCGTTCCCACGGCAACCGGAGACGCGCACCGGGAGCAGGTAGGGCCGGGGGTGCGGGTCCTGGTACCCACCGCATCCCACCGCGTCCCACCGCATCCCACCGCATCCCACCGCATCCCGGCCGGCCCATGCCATCCCACTCCacctctccccatcccacctcacctcacctcaaCCCCACCCATCCCACCCCTACCCGTCCCCATTTCTCCCCGTGTCACCCCATCTCCAGCATCTCCtgacccccagctctgccctgttcCTGTGCCTGTTCCCCACATTCCCATCCCACAGCCCATCCCAGCCTTGCTTCagagtgtccctgtgccccagacCCCATGccatcaatcccatcccatcccatcaatcccatcccaccccattccatcaatcccatcccatccatcccatcaatcccatcccaccccattccatggatcccatcccatcccatcaatcccatcccatccattcCATCAAtccaatcccatcccacccaTTCCATGGAtcacatcccatcccacccattCCATGGAtcacatcccatcccatcaatcccatcccatcccatcaatcccatcccatccatcccatcaatcccatcccatccatcccatcaatcccatcccatccatcccatcaatcccatcccatcccatcaatcccatcccatccatcccatcaatcccatcccatccatcccatcaatcccatcccatccatcccatcaatcccatcccatcccatcaatcACACCCCAACATCTCccatcccatctcatcccatcaatcccatcccacccattccatggatcccatcccatcacaTCCCACCCATTCCATGGAtcacatcccatcccatcaatcccatcccatcaatccaacccaatcccgTCCCACCCCActccatggatcccatcccatccccctCTGAGGCTCAGTCCCTGCAggatttccttttcccctcaggttcagcactgctgggacccTCCCCTGGCGCTGAGGTGACATCCAGAGTGGAGACTCGGATGGACACGGGGCCCTGTCACCCCCCACAGCCTCCTGCACCCTCTGTGAGTTCCCAGCAGCCCTTCTGGTGTCCCTTTTGCCCCTTCTGGTGTCCCTTCTGTCCCTTCTGGTGTCCTTTCTGTCCCTTCTGGTGTCCCTTCTGTCCCTTCTGGTGTCCCTTCTGTCCCTTCTGGTGCTTCACGAGGAGTTTGGGATCGGTGACACGAGTGCAGCGGTGGCTTTAGGCAGCTCTTTGGGGTCTCGCTGCAGtcacaaaccccccaaaccccacggGTGAATTCCTGACTTGGCCTCTTTCGTTTTCATCCCCCCAGCGCCGATTTTAGTGACCAAAAGTGCGCAAGGACAAGGGCTGGGGTGATGCTGGAAGTGGCCAGGAGATGGCAATGCCACCAGGCCAGGAGGTCACtcaccccaggagcagctgctggggacatCACTGCCCAGTGGGTTTGGAGTCACCGGGCAGAGGAGTCCTTTGGGAAAATTCCAGGAGAATTTTGAAGCATCTTTCCTGTCAGTGAGGGGCTCTGGAAGGCGCCTTTGTGTAAAACTGACAGGAAAACACAACCCCTGCCACAAACAGCTGGAAATATCGGAGTGAAACACAAAGGGAGAAGTGGAATTGAATTTTTAGAAGTTATTTTTAGCCCTCACACCCACCCCAGACCCATTTGTGTCCCCACAATGGACAGGAGAATGGCTCAGCGTGTCCAGCCTGATTTCTATTCCCTGGCATTCAGGCAGAGATAAGAAACCTCCTGCAGAAGGAAATCTTTGATGAGCAAAcctctgagcagggctgtgcctgagcctggcaggggaAAGGAGAACGTTTGGAACATTTTGCCTTTGCTGAGCTGCTGTTGGGGCAGGAGGTGGCTCTGCAGGAGGGAGATGGGATGGAAGGAAGCCCTTGGTCGACCCAAAAATCTCACCATCCTTCCTTGTCATATTACAAATCCTCTGTGAATGTGTGTTTGCAATATAAAAACCAGGTGGTAAATATATATAATGCAAcaagtataaatatatatagtaAATTATTAGTcaaaaagagctttttaaaCTCCACAGTGGAAGCTCAGAgtgtgttttgttggtttgcCCTTCAAAATTAGGTCGCTTTTTGTCTCATGGGGGAACCACTTCATTTTCCCACAAAATTTTATTGGAATTGCACCAGCATAAGCTCCtcaattgcatttaaaaatggggttaaatatttatttaatggCATTTTGAAGCTCAAAAGCAAACGGGATCAAGGCTCCaagcccccagcagctccagcttaCAAGGCTTTGTGCAAAGCCTCGCTGTAATCTGTTGTTTTGCTTAACAGATGTGGTATTAGAACcgataaaaacataaaaatctcCACTCCCACGGAATTAGGAGAGCAAACAGGAATGATTTCAAacgggaggggagggaaccacATCCTTTTGGGTTGGTTACAGAGGGGAGCGACCTGTTGCTTGTCCCTCTGTATTTTAGCTGTGACAGGGTACAACTGTGAAATCATCCCATTGATTTTTCCTCAGGATGCTTCAACACttaggcaggaaaaaaaaaaaaattgtttttaagtGCGTCTCATGCTTAGAAATACCCGGCAAACCATTTTGGAAGCCgagggcagcaggggcagggctggcagggctgctcggtgcctgccaggcacagcccctggcTGGAGGGGCTCTCGCCCATTCCggtttcattttccttttttatctttccCCCGGGCACTTTCTGTAAGGTGACACCAGCTTGGGGAGGCAGCGTGGAGTCACTCGATGCTTGTTTCTGTGATGGGTGCACTTATCCATGCAGAGAGCGAGCTGGGGGTTGTGTTTAATTGTTTGAACGTTTTCTCTcgtgtttttttatttttaatgtgttttttttttttttctttgaaaaatgcGACGT
This genomic interval from Taeniopygia guttata chromosome 24, bTaeGut7.mat, whole genome shotgun sequence contains the following:
- the C24H11orf52 gene encoding uncharacterized protein C11orf52 homolog produces the protein MGNLCWKCPSPFKRKKEKQGADVRHEAQQQQPGRKVPTYEDVPDVPIYATVSKTRAVQQDENIHYADIQVFSKARERSAAEVKNLQLQNATEYATLNFPRARLKYDSKNGTLV